Within Polyangia bacterium, the genomic segment AACACCTCACGTTCGGGGAATGTCTGAACCTTCACCCGCCGCCGCCCACGGAATTTCCTTTAGTAGGCTGGTCAGGCCAATTTCGATCAAAGAAAATTGCGGCGGGTCAGACGATCAGGTGCTGCTTGACCAGGTCGTCGTCCAGTTGGGCGATCTCGCCGCTGGCGACGGTGTGGCCGCGGTCCATCATGCAGAAGGTGCGGGCGACGCGGCGGGCGAAGGGGAGTTTTTGTTCGACCAGCAGGACGGCCAGGCCGGCGGCGTTCAGCTTCAGGATCACGTCGCCGATCTCGTGGACGATGTTCGGTTGAATGCCCTCGGTCGGCTCGTCGAGGATCAGCAGCTTCGGATCGGTGACCAGGGCGCGGCCGATGGCCAGCTGTTGCTGCTGGCCTCCGGACAGATCACCGCCCCGGCGGTTCATCATTTTTTCCAGCACCGGGAACATGGTGAAAATTTTTTCCGGCACGGTGGTGGCGCGTCCGGCGGCCAGGGCGACGCGCAGATTTTCGGCCACCGTCAGATCGGCGAAGATCTCTCGCCCCTGCGGAACGAAGCCGATGCCCAGGCGAGCGCGCCGCTCTGGTTTGGCGCCGGCCAGCTCCTGGCCGTCGAACTTGATGCTGCCCGAGGTGGTCGGCAAAAGGCCCATGATCGATTTCAGCAGCGTGGTCTTGCCGACGCCGTTGCGGCCCATCAAGCACACGCAGCCGCCCGCCGGCACGGTCAGCGTGGCATCCCACAGCGTGTGGCTGCTGCCGTAGAACTGGTTGACGTTCGAGATCTCCAGCATCGCCGCGCCTAGGTTCCCAGATAAACTTCGATTACCCGCGGGTTGCTCTGGATGGCGTCCATGCTGCCTTCGGCCAGGACGCGGCCTTCGTGCAGGACCGTCACCTTGCGGGCGATGCTGCGCACGAACTGCATGTCGTGCTCCACCACGACGACGGTGTGCTGGCCGGCCAGGCTGCGCAAAAGCTCGGCGGTGCGCTCCATCTCGGGTTGGGTCATGCCG encodes:
- the urtE gene encoding urea ABC transporter ATP-binding subunit UrtE, which translates into the protein MLEISNVNQFYGSSHTLWDATLTVPAGGCVCLMGRNGVGKTTLLKSIMGLLPTTSGSIKFDGQELAGAKPERRARLGIGFVPQGREIFADLTVAENLRVALAAGRATTVPEKIFTMFPVLEKMMNRRGGDLSGGQQQQLAIGRALVTDPKLLILDEPTEGIQPNIVHEIGDVILKLNAAGLAVLLVEQKLPFARRVARTFCMMDRGHTVASGEIAQLDDDLVKQHLIV